In one Anaerolineae bacterium genomic region, the following are encoded:
- a CDS encoding Lycopene cyclase: MKLYDFIIAGGGVAGLSLAYHLSHSPLRDSSILIVDKNNGCQNDLTLSFWTNQATLFDDIVYRSWDQLRFVGDNLAKTINLGHYRYQMIRGSDFYRFVRQELSAYPKIEFLPGTIQRIEGGDEEAKVWVDGQIYRGQWVFDSRFKWSDLTFDSTRYHYLKLHFKGWEIVSPEPVFEPQVATLLDFRTPQQDAPRFFYVLPFSERRALVEYTLFSRKTVSQSECEHALRDYIGTSLGIKQYRILQQEGGLIPVTDQPFPRQMGPRIMTIGTPGGRVKPSTGYAFWRIQQDSANIVKSLGQAGHPLAIPPDPAWYGLCDSLMLHVMQGHGEQIKPIFTALFKNNPIERVFHFLDEAASAWEYLALIASLPPRLFLQALGQTKIWGRIFERPNLSDLAAKWRWGLAVTESRLSTPNEGIAPEV; the protein is encoded by the coding sequence ATGAAACTATACGACTTTATTATTGCCGGCGGCGGGGTGGCGGGCTTGAGCCTGGCTTACCACTTGAGCCACAGCCCGCTCCGGGACAGCTCAATTTTGATTGTGGACAAAAACAACGGATGCCAGAACGACCTCACCCTGAGCTTTTGGACGAATCAAGCCACTCTGTTCGATGACATCGTTTATCGTTCGTGGGATCAACTCCGCTTTGTGGGTGATAACTTGGCCAAGACCATAAACTTGGGCCATTATCGCTACCAGATGATCCGGGGCAGCGATTTTTACCGTTTTGTCCGGCAGGAGTTGTCGGCCTATCCCAAGATAGAATTTTTGCCGGGAACCATCCAGCGAATTGAGGGGGGCGACGAAGAAGCTAAGGTATGGGTTGATGGACAAATTTACCGGGGGCAGTGGGTTTTCGACAGCCGCTTTAAGTGGTCGGACCTCACCTTTGACTCGACCCGCTATCACTACTTGAAGTTGCACTTTAAAGGGTGGGAGATTGTTAGCCCGGAGCCGGTTTTTGAACCACAGGTGGCCACCCTACTCGATTTTCGTACCCCCCAACAGGACGCCCCACGATTTTTCTACGTGCTCCCCTTTTCTGAGCGCCGGGCGCTGGTGGAGTATACCCTTTTTTCAAGGAAAACCGTTAGCCAAAGTGAATGTGAGCACGCCTTGCGTGACTATATCGGAACCAGCCTGGGCATCAAACAGTATCGCATTTTGCAACAGGAAGGCGGTCTCATCCCGGTCACCGACCAGCCTTTCCCCCGCCAGATGGGGCCACGGATCATGACCATCGGCACGCCGGGTGGCAGGGTCAAACCCTCTACAGGATATGCGTTCTGGCGGATTCAGCAGGATTCGGCCAATATCGTCAAATCATTGGGCCAGGCGGGGCATCCTTTGGCCATTCCGCCCGACCCTGCCTGGTATGGTTTATGCGACTCGCTGATGCTGCATGTGATGCAGGGTCATGGCGAGCAAATTAAGCCCATTTTCACAGCCCTATTTAAAAACAACCCCATTGAGCGGGTGTTCCATTTTCTGGACGAGGCCGCATCTGCCTGGGAGTATCTGGCCTTAATTGCCTCCCTGCCGCCCCGCTTGTTTTTGCAGGCGTTGGGCCAAACGAAAATATGGGGCCGGATATTTGAACGGCCCAATCTATCGGATTTGGCCGCCAAATGGCGGTGGGGCCTGGCGGTCACAGAGAGCCGGTTATCAACGCCAAATGAAGGTATTGCCCCAGAAGTCTAA
- a CDS encoding transposase: MSYMMLDEEVVAVSLSSVYRVLQQAGLLQRWDRTASRKGQGFDQPSQPHQYWHIYIAYLNLGGTFYYLCSVLDGYSRYLVHWEIRKQMTETDVEIILQRVREKFPAGRPRIISDNGPQFIARDFKLFIRDCGMTQL, translated from the coding sequence TTGAGTTACATGATGCTTGACGAGGAGGTGGTGGCGGTCAGTCTCAGCAGTGTCTATCGGGTGCTACAGCAAGCCGGCTTGTTGCAGCGTTGGGACAGAACTGCGTCTCGTAAAGGGCAGGGTTTTGACCAACCCAGTCAACCCCACCAGTATTGGCACATCTACATTGCCTACCTGAACCTGGGCGGTACGTTTTACTACCTGTGTTCGGTGCTGGATGGCTACAGCCGCTACCTGGTTCATTGGGAGATCCGAAAGCAGATGACCGAAACCGATGTAGAGATCATCTTGCAGCGTGTTCGGGAGAAGTTTCCTGCCGGTCGGCCCCGTATCATTTCTGACAACGGCCCCCAGTTTATCGCCCGTGATTTCAAGCTGTTCATCCGAGACTGCGGCATGACCCAACTATAA